In the Novosphingobium sp. 9 genome, one interval contains:
- the lspA gene encoding signal peptidase II has translation MSKGTRIGLLILIVVMLLSIDQITKLWAYSTLALGQSLSIPGPVNLTLIFNRSNAFGLTPDYGTVTRWGLAALNAVVACFIIYWVWSRKHEPLMVAGLAFITGGAVGNAIDRIWLGSVIDMFDASKAGFIWVFNPADVFIDVGIALLALCAVFGRGTDAGVGHPRATSA, from the coding sequence ATGTCGAAGGGGACACGGATTGGTCTGCTGATCCTGATTGTGGTCATGCTGCTGTCCATTGACCAGATCACGAAGCTCTGGGCCTACAGTACGCTTGCGCTGGGGCAGAGCCTTTCCATACCTGGGCCAGTCAACCTTACGCTAATCTTCAACCGCAGCAATGCATTTGGGCTGACGCCCGATTATGGAACCGTAACGCGATGGGGCTTGGCGGCGCTTAACGCCGTGGTGGCCTGCTTCATTATCTACTGGGTCTGGTCCAGAAAACATGAGCCTCTTATGGTGGCGGGACTGGCATTCATAACGGGCGGAGCGGTTGGGAATGCAATCGACCGGATTTGGCTCGGCTCGGTTATCGATATGTTTGATGCGTCTAAGGCTGGCTTCATTTGGGTATTCAATCCCGCAGACGTTTTTATCGATGTCGGTATAGCTCTCTTAGCCCTATGTGCCGTGTTCGGCCGTGGCACTGACGCCGGAGTTGGCCATCCGAGAGCTACCAGCGCCTAG
- a CDS encoding type I restriction enzyme HsdR N-terminal domain-containing protein, whose amino-acid sequence MDLIASYAIAAGPTYNETEVRYYLIDPLIRHLGYGEDETSYLDLERVLKYPYFHIGRRSGKDVPLGKADYLAGLKGARGSFVVEAKAGSVAITNLEVEQAHSYAAHAQVGANYFLLCNGHELRIYETLSGPSAQPVVAIPIAEVNQRFHEIENILSKVNLARLCKVEYDRGLKLCNGLGSAVNLRSGFYKIIDQNYRIFVDGEDHTQVLRANLPQIAQMEQQLEQLKNVFILRVESGRLERDENGRILARAQMSGATEPNRQGMEMMGIDQLSFTTAAKFISIDADNLTLFETIKDFSIPQGTLMPQLMGEVGQMANTVDGGLFLRIWMYFNGQEIIGEFHASSHYDIALPVPQSFRMEIEFTGTFKLVPDL is encoded by the coding sequence ATGGATCTCATCGCCAGTTACGCAATCGCAGCGGGGCCGACTTACAACGAGACTGAGGTCAGATATTACTTGATCGACCCGCTCATCCGGCACCTTGGTTATGGAGAAGATGAGACCTCATATCTCGATCTAGAGCGCGTTCTCAAATATCCGTATTTTCATATCGGACGCCGATCGGGAAAGGATGTGCCGCTTGGGAAGGCCGATTATCTGGCAGGGCTAAAAGGTGCTCGCGGCAGCTTCGTTGTTGAGGCGAAAGCTGGCAGCGTTGCAATTACAAATCTGGAAGTCGAGCAGGCTCATTCCTACGCCGCCCACGCGCAGGTCGGCGCTAATTACTTTCTGCTTTGTAACGGGCATGAGCTACGCATCTACGAGACCCTCTCCGGACCGAGCGCTCAGCCAGTCGTAGCCATTCCGATCGCCGAGGTTAATCAACGTTTTCACGAGATAGAGAATATTCTCTCGAAAGTTAATCTGGCGCGACTTTGCAAGGTTGAATATGATCGCGGTCTCAAGCTCTGCAATGGTCTAGGATCGGCCGTCAACCTGCGTTCGGGCTTCTACAAAATCATAGATCAGAACTATCGCATCTTTGTCGATGGAGAGGATCATACCCAGGTTCTACGTGCAAATCTCCCGCAGATTGCGCAGATGGAGCAGCAGCTAGAACAGCTCAAAAATGTTTTTATCTTGCGAGTCGAGTCAGGCAGGCTGGAGCGCGACGAGAACGGGCGTATCTTAGCCAGAGCGCAGATGAGTGGCGCGACTGAACCCAACCGGCAAGGCATGGAGATGATGGGAATTGACCAGCTTTCCTTCACCACAGCCGCAAAGTTCATCTCGATCGATGCAGATAATCTGACGCTCTTTGAGACCATCAAGGACTTCTCGATCCCGCAAGGTACGTTGATGCCCCAACTGATGGGCGAAGTAGGTCAGATGGCTAACACTGTCGACGGTGGCCTTTTTCTCCGTATTTGGATGTATTTCAATGGACAGGAGATAATCGGGGAATTTCATGCGTCGTCACATTATGACATCGCACTCCCCGTCCCCCAGTCATTCCGGATGGAAATTGAATTCACAGGCACGTTTAAGCTTGTGCCTGACCTCTAG